In one window of Burkholderia sp. NRF60-BP8 DNA:
- the fdnG gene encoding formate dehydrogenase-N subunit alpha — translation MLQMSRRQFLKVTATSLAGSSLALMGFSPSDALAEVRQYKLARTVETRNTCPYCSVGCGILMYSLGDGAKNAQPSIIHIEGDPDHPVNRGTLCPKGASLIDFIHSPNRLTHPEYRAPGSDKWEPISWNDALDRIAKLMKADRDANFVETAEDGAKVNRWLTTGMLAASAGSNEVGYLTHKTIRSLGMLAFDNQARVUHGPTVAGLAPTFGRGAMTNHWVDIKNADVILVMGGNAAEAHPCGFKWVTEAKAHRKARLIVVDPRFTRTASVADYYAPIRTGTDIVFLGGVINYLLTNDKIQHEYVKNYTDFSFIVREDFAFNDGIYSGYDAEKHAYPDKSSWDYERGDDGFVKVDPTLQHPRCVYNLLKQHYARYTPDMVQQTCGTPKDKFLKVCEMLATTAVPGRAGTVLYALGWTHHSIGAQIIRTGAMVQLLLGNIGIAGGGMNALRGHSNIQGLTDLGLMSNLLPGYMTLPMQAEQDFDAYIKKRVQLPLRPNQLSYWKNYKAFHVSFMKAWWGDAATAENNWAYDYLPKLDKQYDLLQAIELMNAGKMNGYICQGFNPLAAAPSKVKTAAGLAKLKWLVIMDPLATETSEFWKHHGDYNDVDASKIQTEVFRLPTTCFAEENGSLVSSSRVLQWHWKGAEPPGEAKSDLEIMSGLFLRMRKMYQKDGGKYPDPIVNLTWPYANPESPTPEELAMEFNGKALADLPDPKDPAKTLVKKGEQLAAFAQLKDDGTTASGCWIFCGAWTQAGNQMARRDNADPTGIGQTLNWAWAWPANRRILYNRASCDVAGKPFDPTRKLIGWNGSAWKGVDVPDFKADEPPENGMGPFIMNPEGVARFFARAGMNEGPFPEHYEPFETPLAANPLHPGNPLALNNPAARVFPDDRASFGKVSEFPHVATTYRLTEHFHYWTKHARLNSIIQPEQFVEIGEDLAKEVGVAHGERVKVSSKRGYIVAVALVTKRIKPLTIDGKKVQTVGVPLHWGFKGLTKPGYLANTLTPSVGDGNSYTPEFKSFLVKVEKA, via the coding sequence ATGCTACAAATGTCCCGGCGCCAGTTCCTGAAGGTGACGGCCACGTCGCTTGCCGGATCGAGTCTTGCCCTGATGGGCTTTTCTCCGTCCGACGCGCTGGCCGAGGTCCGACAGTACAAACTGGCGCGCACAGTCGAAACGCGCAACACCTGTCCTTACTGCTCGGTGGGTTGCGGCATCCTGATGTACAGCCTCGGCGACGGGGCGAAGAATGCGCAGCCGAGCATCATCCACATCGAAGGCGATCCCGACCACCCCGTCAACCGTGGCACGCTGTGCCCGAAGGGCGCGAGCCTGATCGACTTCATCCACAGCCCGAACCGCCTCACGCATCCCGAGTATCGTGCGCCCGGCTCGGACAAGTGGGAACCCATCTCGTGGAACGACGCGCTCGATCGTATCGCGAAGCTGATGAAGGCCGACCGCGACGCGAACTTCGTCGAGACGGCCGAAGATGGCGCAAAGGTCAACCGCTGGCTCACGACGGGCATGCTGGCCGCGTCGGCGGGCAGCAACGAGGTCGGCTACCTGACGCACAAGACCATCCGCAGTCTCGGGATGCTCGCATTCGACAATCAGGCGCGTGTCTGACATGGCCCGACGGTGGCAGGTCTTGCCCCGACGTTTGGCCGTGGAGCGATGACGAACCATTGGGTCGACATCAAGAACGCGGACGTGATTCTCGTGATGGGCGGCAATGCAGCCGAGGCCCATCCGTGCGGTTTCAAGTGGGTAACGGAGGCGAAGGCGCACCGCAAGGCGCGGCTGATCGTCGTCGACCCGCGCTTCACGCGTACGGCTTCGGTGGCCGATTACTACGCGCCGATCCGCACCGGCACCGACATCGTCTTTCTGGGCGGCGTCATCAATTATCTGCTGACGAACGACAAGATCCAGCATGAGTACGTGAAGAACTACACGGACTTCTCGTTCATCGTGCGCGAGGATTTCGCGTTCAACGACGGCATCTATTCCGGCTACGACGCCGAGAAGCACGCGTACCCCGACAAATCGAGCTGGGACTACGAGCGCGGCGACGACGGCTTCGTGAAGGTCGACCCGACGCTGCAGCATCCGCGCTGCGTCTACAACCTGCTGAAGCAGCACTACGCGCGCTATACGCCGGACATGGTCCAGCAGACGTGCGGCACGCCGAAGGACAAGTTCCTGAAGGTGTGCGAGATGCTCGCGACCACGGCCGTTCCCGGCCGCGCCGGCACGGTGCTGTACGCGCTCGGCTGGACCCACCACTCGATCGGCGCGCAGATCATCCGCACCGGCGCGATGGTGCAGCTGCTGCTCGGCAACATCGGCATCGCCGGCGGCGGGATGAACGCGCTGCGCGGCCACTCGAACATCCAGGGGCTGACCGACCTCGGGCTGATGTCGAACCTGCTGCCGGGCTACATGACGCTGCCGATGCAGGCCGAGCAGGACTTCGACGCGTACATCAAGAAGCGCGTGCAACTGCCGCTGCGGCCGAACCAGTTGAGCTACTGGAAGAATTACAAGGCATTCCACGTCAGCTTCATGAAGGCGTGGTGGGGCGACGCGGCCACCGCCGAGAACAACTGGGCCTACGACTACCTGCCGAAGCTGGACAAGCAGTACGACCTGCTGCAGGCGATCGAGCTGATGAATGCCGGCAAGATGAACGGCTACATCTGCCAGGGCTTCAATCCGCTCGCGGCGGCGCCGTCGAAGGTGAAGACGGCGGCAGGTCTCGCGAAGCTGAAGTGGCTCGTGATCATGGATCCGCTCGCGACCGAGACGTCCGAGTTCTGGAAGCATCACGGCGATTACAACGACGTCGATGCGTCGAAGATCCAGACCGAGGTGTTCCGCCTGCCGACCACCTGCTTCGCGGAGGAAAACGGCTCGCTCGTGAGTTCGAGCCGCGTGCTGCAGTGGCACTGGAAGGGCGCCGAGCCGCCGGGCGAAGCGAAGAGCGACCTCGAGATCATGTCGGGGCTGTTCCTGCGCATGCGCAAGATGTACCAGAAGGACGGCGGCAAGTACCCGGACCCGATCGTGAACCTGACCTGGCCGTACGCGAACCCGGAAAGCCCGACGCCCGAGGAACTGGCGATGGAGTTCAACGGCAAAGCGCTCGCCGATCTGCCCGATCCGAAGGATCCGGCGAAGACGCTCGTGAAGAAGGGCGAGCAGCTCGCCGCGTTCGCGCAACTGAAGGACGACGGCACGACCGCGAGCGGCTGCTGGATCTTCTGCGGCGCGTGGACGCAGGCCGGCAACCAGATGGCGCGGCGCGACAACGCCGACCCGACCGGCATCGGCCAGACGCTGAACTGGGCGTGGGCGTGGCCGGCGAACCGGCGGATCCTGTACAACCGCGCATCGTGCGACGTCGCCGGCAAGCCGTTCGACCCGACCCGCAAGCTGATCGGCTGGAACGGCAGCGCGTGGAAGGGCGTCGACGTGCCGGACTTCAAGGCGGACGAACCGCCCGAAAACGGGATGGGGCCGTTCATCATGAACCCGGAAGGCGTCGCGCGCTTCTTCGCCCGCGCGGGGATGAACGAAGGTCCGTTCCCCGAGCACTACGAGCCGTTCGAGACGCCGCTCGCCGCGAACCCGCTGCACCCGGGCAACCCGCTGGCGCTGAACAACCCGGCCGCCCGCGTGTTCCCGGACGACCGGGCATCGTTCGGCAAGGTGTCCGAGTTCCCGCACGTCGCGACGACGTACCGGCTGACCGAGCATTTCCACTACTGGACCAAGCATGCGCGGCTGAACTCGATCATCCAGCCCGAGCAATTCGTCGAGATCGGCGAAGACCTCGCGAAGGAAGTCGGCGTCGCGCACGGCGAGCGCGTGAAGGTGTCGTCCAAGCGCGGCTACATCGTCGCGGTCGCCCTCGTCACGAAGCGGATCAAGCCGCTGACGATCGACGGCAAGAAGGTCCAGACGGTCGGCGTCCCGTTGCACTGGGGCTTCAAGGGCCTGACGAAGCCCGGCTATCTCGCCAATACCCTGACTCCGTCCGTGGGCGACGGCAACTCCTATACACCGGAATTCAAGTCGTTCCTGGTGAAGGTCGAAAAGGCGTAA
- the fdxH gene encoding formate dehydrogenase subunit beta gives MALQSLDIKRVSATTTPPPTVREPVTGSVAKLIDVSKCIGCKACQTACMEWNDLRDEVGTNVGVYDNPADLTEHSWTVMRFSEYENPAGDLEWLIRKDGCMHCEDPGCLKACPSPGAIVQYNNGIVDFHEENCIGCGYCVTGCPFNVPRISKKDHRAYKCTLCSDRVAVGQEPACVKTCPTGAIVFGTKEDMKQHAAERIEDLKERGFEHAGLYDPQGVGGTHVMYVLHHADKPSLYHGLPDNPSISPMVKLWKGIAKPLAVAGLALTALAGFFHYTRVGPNEVTDDEEAAARDEARRIKEDAK, from the coding sequence ATGGCATTGCAATCGCTGGATATCAAGCGGGTCTCGGCCACCACGACGCCACCGCCCACGGTGCGCGAACCGGTGACCGGGAGCGTCGCGAAGCTGATCGACGTATCGAAGTGCATCGGCTGCAAGGCATGCCAGACGGCGTGCATGGAATGGAACGACCTGCGCGACGAAGTCGGCACCAACGTCGGCGTGTACGACAACCCGGCCGACCTGACCGAGCATTCGTGGACGGTCATGCGGTTCTCCGAATACGAGAACCCGGCGGGCGACCTCGAGTGGCTGATCCGCAAGGACGGCTGCATGCACTGCGAGGATCCGGGCTGTCTGAAGGCGTGTCCGTCGCCGGGCGCGATCGTGCAGTACAACAACGGGATCGTCGATTTCCACGAGGAGAACTGCATCGGTTGCGGCTACTGCGTGACCGGTTGCCCGTTCAACGTGCCGCGGATCTCGAAGAAGGATCATCGCGCGTACAAGTGCACGCTCTGTTCCGACCGCGTCGCGGTCGGCCAGGAACCGGCCTGCGTGAAGACCTGCCCGACGGGCGCGATCGTGTTCGGCACCAAGGAGGACATGAAGCAGCACGCGGCCGAGCGCATCGAGGACCTGAAGGAGCGCGGCTTCGAGCATGCGGGGCTGTACGACCCGCAGGGCGTCGGCGGCACGCACGTGATGTACGTGCTGCACCACGCGGACAAACCGTCGCTGTACCACGGGCTGCCCGACAATCCGTCGATCAGCCCGATGGTGAAGCTGTGGAAGGGCATCGCGAAACCGCTCGCGGTCGCGGGCCTCGCGCTGACCGCGCTGGCCGGGTTCTTCCACTACACGCGGGTCGGTCCGAACGAGGTCACCGACGACGAGGAAGCCGCCGCGCGCGACGAAGCGCGACGCATCAAGGAGGACGCGAAATGA
- a CDS encoding formate dehydrogenase subunit gamma, which yields MSHDDPNLIVRYTPNERTNHWITAITFVLLALSGLALFHPSMFWLTALFGGGQWTRILHPFVGLVMFVSFAILVVRFWHHNALDADDRQWLKQIGDVLTNREDKLPPVGRYNAGQKLLFFTLVACLLLLLLSGVVIWRRYFSFYFPIGVIRAAAVVHAVAAFVLIASIIVHIYAALWVKGSIGAMVRGTVTLGWARKHHPKWFRESVK from the coding sequence ATGAGCCACGACGACCCCAACCTGATCGTCCGCTACACGCCGAACGAGCGCACGAATCACTGGATCACCGCGATCACGTTCGTGCTGCTCGCGTTGTCCGGGCTCGCGCTGTTCCATCCGTCGATGTTCTGGCTCACCGCGCTGTTCGGCGGCGGTCAGTGGACGCGGATCCTGCATCCGTTCGTCGGCCTCGTGATGTTCGTGTCGTTCGCGATCCTCGTCGTGCGCTTCTGGCACCACAATGCGCTCGACGCGGACGACCGACAGTGGCTGAAGCAGATCGGCGACGTGCTGACCAACCGGGAAGACAAGCTGCCGCCGGTCGGGCGCTATAACGCCGGGCAGAAGCTGCTATTCTTCACGCTGGTGGCGTGCCTGCTGCTGCTCCTGCTGTCGGGAGTCGTGATCTGGCGGCGCTATTTCTCGTTCTACTTCCCGATCGGGGTCATCCGCGCGGCCGCTGTCGTGCATGCCGTGGCGGCCTTCGTGCTGATCGCGAGCATCATCGTGCACATTTACGCGGCGTTGTGGGTGAAGGGTTCGATCGGCGCGATGGTGCGGGGCACCGTCACGCTGGGCTGGGCCCGCAAGCATCACCCGAAGTGGTTCCGTGAAAGCGTGAAGTGA
- the fdhE gene encoding formate dehydrogenase accessory protein FdhE → MTQRILEPTEISALDHSAIPRFRLPERATAFAARAARLRKLADLNPISGYLRLMATVADAQHATLQTLELPLPSKEAIARAQEHSMPLVPALDGQRDSRWRAVLYELLDRVESAGLVNPQLAKLLDRLRLTAPAELDAQADAILALRFAEVDPATAPFLMAALQVAWTDLASRVTPADVPYLDQPGLCPVCGTHPVASVVRVGGQYQGYRFLQCGLCTTEWHMVRTKCSHCDSTKGIAYHGIEGGSEAVKAESCDECKTYRKIGYQEKDYEFEPLADDLASLTLDLLMNEAGYQRSSPNPLLWPDVPREAD, encoded by the coding sequence GTGACACAACGCATTCTGGAGCCGACCGAGATCTCGGCACTCGATCATTCGGCCATTCCGCGCTTTCGCCTGCCGGAGCGTGCGACCGCGTTCGCGGCGCGCGCCGCGCGGCTGCGCAAGCTTGCCGACCTGAACCCGATCAGCGGCTATCTGCGGCTGATGGCCACCGTCGCCGACGCGCAGCACGCGACGCTGCAGACGCTGGAGCTGCCGCTGCCGTCGAAGGAAGCGATCGCACGCGCGCAGGAACATTCGATGCCGCTCGTGCCGGCGCTCGACGGCCAGCGCGATTCGCGGTGGCGCGCCGTGCTGTATGAGCTGCTCGATCGCGTCGAAAGCGCCGGGCTCGTCAATCCGCAGCTCGCGAAGCTGCTCGACCGGCTGCGCCTGACGGCGCCCGCCGAACTCGACGCGCAGGCCGATGCGATTCTCGCGCTGCGCTTCGCGGAGGTCGACCCGGCCACCGCGCCGTTCCTGATGGCCGCGCTGCAGGTCGCGTGGACGGACCTCGCGAGCCGTGTGACGCCGGCCGATGTCCCGTATCTCGACCAGCCGGGGCTGTGCCCGGTGTGCGGCACGCATCCGGTCGCGAGCGTCGTGCGGGTCGGCGGCCAGTACCAGGGCTACCGTTTCCTGCAGTGCGGGCTGTGCACGACCGAGTGGCACATGGTGCGCACCAAGTGCTCGCACTGCGATTCGACGAAGGGCATCGCGTATCACGGGATCGAAGGCGGCAGCGAAGCCGTCAAGGCCGAATCGTGCGACGAGTGCAAGACCTATCGCAAGATCGGCTATCAGGAGAAGGACTACGAGTTCGAGCCGCTGGCGGACGACCTCGCGAGCCTCACGCTCGACCTGCTGATGAACGAAGCCGGCTACCAGCGCAGTTCGCCGAACCCGCTGCTGTGGCCCGACGTGCCGCGCGAAGCGGACTGA
- the selA gene encoding L-seryl-tRNA(Sec) selenium transferase, with protein MTEPGVNELNAVLARVPSVERVLSSAPLQPLVADYGRTRVLNAVRAELERWRTAAQHDPAAAEPLDEPRIAAAVAHALAAQSAGAVCPVFNLTGTVLHTNLGRALLPDDAVRAVVDALTRPVNLEFDLATGRRGDRDDLIDALLCELTGAEAATVVNNNAAAVLLTLSALATKREVVVSRGELVEIGGAFRIPDIMSRAGAKLREVGTTNRTHPRDYADAIGPRTALLMKVHCSNYAISGFTKETTLAELAPLAREHGVPVAVDLGSGTLADLSQWGLPHETTVQETVAAGANVVTFSGDKLLGGPQAGLIVGDRALIAKIKKHPLKRALRVGKLTLAALEPVLRLYRSPEFLRDRLTTLRLLTRPQRDIAEAAERMRPVLQAALGSGFDVTVEPMFSQIGSGALPVDQLPSAGLVVRAADGKRSGRALVQLEKRLREWPRPVIGRVADNALRLDLRCLEAADEAAFVAQCVPLAGPAA; from the coding sequence GTGACCGAACCGGGTGTGAATGAATTGAATGCCGTGCTGGCGCGCGTGCCGTCGGTCGAGCGCGTGCTGTCGTCGGCACCGCTGCAGCCGCTCGTCGCGGACTATGGCCGCACGCGCGTGCTCAATGCCGTGCGCGCCGAACTGGAACGCTGGCGCACGGCGGCGCAGCACGATCCCGCGGCGGCCGAACCGCTCGACGAGCCGCGCATCGCCGCGGCCGTCGCGCACGCGTTGGCCGCACAGAGCGCGGGGGCGGTGTGCCCCGTGTTCAACCTGACCGGCACCGTGCTACACACGAACCTCGGGCGAGCGTTGCTGCCCGACGACGCGGTGCGTGCCGTGGTCGACGCGCTGACGCGGCCCGTCAACCTGGAGTTCGATCTCGCCACCGGCCGCCGCGGCGACCGCGACGACCTGATCGACGCTCTGCTGTGCGAACTGACGGGCGCGGAAGCCGCGACCGTCGTCAACAACAATGCGGCGGCCGTGCTGCTGACGCTGTCGGCGCTTGCGACGAAGCGGGAAGTGGTCGTGTCGCGCGGCGAGCTGGTCGAGATCGGCGGCGCGTTTCGCATTCCCGACATCATGAGCCGTGCCGGCGCGAAGCTGCGCGAGGTCGGCACGACCAACCGCACGCATCCGCGCGACTACGCGGACGCGATCGGTCCGCGCACGGCGCTGCTGATGAAGGTGCATTGCAGCAACTACGCGATCAGCGGCTTCACGAAGGAGACGACGCTCGCCGAACTCGCGCCGCTCGCGCGCGAGCACGGGGTGCCGGTCGCCGTCGATCTCGGCAGCGGCACGCTGGCCGACCTGTCGCAATGGGGCTTGCCGCACGAGACGACCGTGCAGGAAACCGTCGCCGCCGGCGCGAACGTCGTCACGTTCAGCGGCGACAAGCTGCTCGGCGGCCCGCAAGCCGGCCTGATCGTCGGCGATCGGGCGCTCATCGCGAAGATCAAGAAGCATCCGCTCAAACGTGCGCTGCGCGTCGGCAAGCTGACGCTCGCGGCGCTCGAACCCGTGCTGCGCCTGTACCGGTCGCCCGAATTCCTGCGCGACCGGCTCACGACGCTGCGATTGCTGACGCGCCCGCAGCGCGACATCGCCGAGGCCGCCGAACGCATGCGCCCGGTGCTGCAGGCGGCGCTCGGCAGCGGTTTCGACGTGACGGTCGAGCCGATGTTCAGCCAGATCGGCAGCGGTGCGCTGCCGGTCGACCAGTTGCCGAGCGCCGGGCTCGTCGTGCGCGCCGCGGACGGCAAGCGCAGCGGCCGCGCGCTCGTGCAGCTCGAAAAACGCCTGCGCGAATGGCCGCGCCCGGTGATCGGCCGCGTGGCCGACAACGCGCTGCGGCTCGATCTGCGCTGCCTCGAAGCGGCCGACGAAGCGGCATTCGTCGCGCAATGCGTGCCGCTCGCGGGGCCGGCCGCATGA
- the selB gene encoding selenocysteine-specific translation elongation factor, translated as MIVGTAGHIDHGKTTLVRALTGVDTDRLKEEKARGISIELGYAYTPLDNGDVLGLIDVPGHEKLIHTMAAGACGIDFALIVIAADDGVMPQTREHLAILQLLGVTHGAVALTKCDRVDAARVAEARDEIAAWLHDSTLAGVPIFETRATVADDPGVAALKQHLADAAIAWRARRDDGLFRLAVDRVFTLAGQGTVVTGTAFAGRVATGDTLAIVRTGDAARVRSIHAQNRPVEAGRAGERCALNLAGVDKADVERGDTVADARLVATSPRLDVDLTLLADAGLTLTHWAPLHVHLGTLHRVAHVALLDGDTLAAGQRMRVQLVFDEPVFALPGDRFIVRNPQATRTVGGGRVLDPFGPARKRRTPARRAWLDALAAWLDEGRLDALLAQAPLGIARATLTHLTGFAPDALALPGDALAIGQRDAASNEGAVISHAHWRALQTRAVDTLRAHHERMPDEQGLDAARLRRMAAPLVGDALWRALVEALVAGGEVARSGPWLHLPSHSVNLEPREEALAQQLLPLIHAGRFDPPWVRDLARDTGAAEDAVRVLLRKLARRGDVHQVVRDLFYHADVARELAELVAHLAPLRGGGLDAATFRDATGLGRKRAIQILEFFDRVGYTRFRRDLHYLRPDSGWVGIQA; from the coding sequence ATGATCGTCGGGACCGCTGGACACATCGACCACGGCAAGACCACGCTCGTGCGCGCGCTCACGGGCGTCGACACCGATCGGCTGAAGGAAGAGAAGGCACGCGGCATCTCGATCGAGCTCGGCTACGCGTATACGCCGCTCGACAACGGCGACGTGCTCGGCCTGATCGACGTGCCGGGCCACGAGAAACTGATTCATACGATGGCGGCCGGCGCGTGCGGCATCGACTTCGCGCTCATCGTGATTGCCGCGGATGACGGCGTGATGCCGCAGACGCGCGAGCATCTCGCGATCCTGCAACTGCTCGGCGTCACGCACGGCGCCGTCGCGCTGACGAAATGCGATCGCGTCGATGCTGCGCGCGTTGCCGAGGCGCGCGACGAGATCGCTGCGTGGTTGCACGATTCGACGCTGGCCGGCGTGCCGATCTTCGAAACGCGTGCCACGGTGGCCGACGATCCGGGCGTCGCCGCGTTGAAGCAGCACCTGGCCGACGCGGCGATCGCGTGGCGTGCGCGTCGCGACGACGGGCTGTTCCGGCTCGCGGTCGATCGCGTGTTTACGCTCGCCGGGCAGGGTACCGTCGTGACGGGTACCGCATTCGCGGGCCGCGTCGCGACGGGCGACACGCTCGCGATCGTGCGCACGGGCGACGCCGCCCGCGTGCGCAGCATCCATGCGCAGAACCGGCCGGTCGAGGCCGGCCGCGCGGGCGAGCGTTGCGCGCTGAACCTGGCCGGCGTCGACAAGGCCGACGTCGAGCGCGGCGACACCGTCGCCGATGCGCGGCTCGTCGCGACGTCGCCGCGTCTGGACGTCGACCTGACGCTGCTCGCGGACGCGGGGCTGACGCTGACCCACTGGGCGCCGCTGCACGTGCATCTCGGTACGCTGCATCGCGTGGCGCATGTCGCGTTGCTCGACGGCGACACGCTCGCGGCCGGCCAGCGGATGCGCGTGCAACTGGTGTTCGACGAGCCGGTGTTCGCGCTGCCGGGCGACCGTTTCATCGTCCGCAATCCGCAGGCGACGCGCACCGTCGGCGGCGGCCGGGTGCTCGATCCGTTCGGGCCGGCGCGCAAGCGCCGCACGCCTGCGCGCCGCGCGTGGCTCGATGCGCTCGCGGCGTGGCTCGACGAAGGGCGCCTCGATGCGCTGCTCGCGCAGGCGCCGCTCGGCATTGCGCGCGCGACGCTCACGCATCTGACGGGATTCGCGCCCGATGCGCTGGCGTTGCCCGGCGATGCGCTGGCGATCGGACAACGCGATGCCGCGTCGAACGAAGGCGCGGTGATTTCGCATGCGCACTGGCGTGCGTTGCAGACGCGGGCGGTCGATACGCTGCGCGCGCACCACGAGCGCATGCCCGACGAGCAGGGGCTCGACGCCGCACGCTTGCGGCGGATGGCTGCGCCGCTCGTCGGCGATGCGCTGTGGCGCGCGCTCGTCGAGGCGCTGGTGGCGGGCGGCGAAGTCGCGCGCAGCGGGCCGTGGCTGCATTTGCCGTCGCATTCCGTGAACCTCGAGCCGCGCGAGGAAGCGCTGGCGCAGCAACTGCTGCCGCTGATCCACGCGGGGCGCTTCGATCCGCCGTGGGTGCGCGACCTGGCTCGCGACACCGGCGCGGCCGAGGACGCGGTGCGCGTGCTGCTGCGCAAGCTCGCACGGCGCGGCGACGTGCATCAGGTCGTGCGCGACCTGTTCTATCATGCGGACGTCGCGCGCGAACTGGCGGAACTGGTCGCGCATCTCGCACCGTTGCGTGGCGGCGGGCTCGATGCCGCGACGTTCCGCGATGCGACGGGGCTCGGCCGCAAGCGCGCGATCCAGATTCTCGAGTTCTTCGATCGGGTTGGGTATACTCGCTTCCGCCGCGATCTTCACTACCTGCGGCCTGACAGCGGTTGGGTGGGTATTCAGGCGTAG
- a CDS encoding DUF2827 domain-containing protein: MSSARSLNIGITIGLHHATESLWVNGIKQNALYLMKLFQHSPLGHQVKLVNTTSVEITSALPWDIKQFPVCSFDDAKDSLDVLIELGGQIDQQQTSYLQARGAKVVSYCCGPEYVHMMQAMIFGRRHAETVFINQRYDQVWIIPQVVDTSAGFFSVLRRQPVREVPFVWDPICVEERSAALPHRGEYRPTGQPKRLSVMEPNIDVTKFCLYPILIAELGYRKLGEKISYVHATNTEHLAKGSPEFIGIASNLDLVRDSKISFVGYYNTPQFLSEYTDIVISHQSGLALNYFYFDVCWNGYAMVHNADLCRELGYFYNKNDVDEGCRQLERAVEFHDEDWQGYRIRQRERIGRFLSTNPKQVEAYDRLLLGLFE; the protein is encoded by the coding sequence ATGAGTTCCGCACGATCACTCAACATCGGCATCACGATCGGCCTTCACCACGCGACCGAGAGTCTTTGGGTCAACGGCATCAAGCAGAACGCCTTGTATCTGATGAAGCTCTTTCAACACTCGCCGCTCGGTCATCAAGTCAAGCTCGTCAACACAACGAGCGTCGAGATCACGTCCGCTCTTCCCTGGGATATCAAGCAGTTTCCGGTGTGTTCCTTCGACGATGCGAAGGATTCGCTGGATGTCCTGATCGAGCTCGGGGGGCAAATCGATCAACAGCAAACCTCGTATCTGCAGGCACGTGGCGCAAAAGTCGTAAGCTATTGTTGTGGTCCGGAATACGTGCACATGATGCAGGCGATGATTTTTGGCAGACGGCACGCCGAAACGGTATTCATCAACCAGCGTTACGACCAAGTGTGGATCATCCCGCAAGTCGTCGATACCAGCGCCGGCTTCTTTAGCGTATTGCGACGCCAGCCTGTTCGCGAGGTGCCGTTTGTCTGGGACCCGATCTGCGTGGAAGAACGATCGGCCGCACTCCCGCATCGCGGGGAATATCGCCCGACCGGACAACCGAAGCGGTTGTCCGTGATGGAGCCGAATATCGACGTCACCAAGTTCTGCCTCTACCCGATCTTGATTGCGGAATTGGGTTATCGGAAGCTGGGCGAGAAAATATCCTATGTGCACGCGACAAACACGGAGCATCTCGCGAAAGGCAGCCCCGAATTCATCGGCATCGCAAGTAATCTGGATCTTGTGCGAGATTCGAAGATAAGCTTTGTCGGTTATTACAATACGCCCCAATTTCTTTCGGAATACACCGACATCGTCATTTCTCATCAATCCGGTCTTGCATTGAATTATTTCTATTTCGATGTTTGCTGGAACGGTTACGCGATGGTTCACAACGCCGACCTATGCCGCGAACTGGGCTACTTTTACAATAAAAACGACGTGGATGAAGGGTGCCGTCAACTCGAGCGAGCCGTCGAATTTCACGATGAGGATTGGCAGGGCTATCGAATTCGGCAACGAGAGCGGATCGGGCGGTTTTTGTCCACCAATCCGAAACAGGTGGAAGCGTATGACAGGTTGCTTCTCGGGCTTTTCGAGTGA
- a CDS encoding NUDIX hydrolase yields the protein MPQILAPDTAPETTAAPIKERATVVCYRDERVLLVARAASRWALPGGTIKRGETPLEAAHRELCEETGMTGQDLIYSMQFTGLAKIHHVFFAEVGPEQTPQANNEIEKCKWFPIDGIERLRASIPTKRIVELVYNHEIRKT from the coding sequence ATGCCCCAGATCCTCGCGCCCGACACCGCCCCCGAAACGACTGCCGCCCCGATCAAGGAACGCGCGACCGTCGTCTGCTATCGCGACGAGCGCGTATTGCTCGTCGCGCGTGCGGCGTCGCGCTGGGCGCTTCCGGGCGGCACGATCAAGCGCGGGGAGACGCCGCTAGAAGCCGCGCATCGTGAGTTATGCGAAGAAACCGGCATGACCGGCCAGGATCTGATCTACTCGATGCAGTTCACCGGGCTCGCGAAGATCCATCACGTGTTCTTCGCGGAAGTCGGGCCGGAGCAGACGCCGCAAGCGAACAACGAGATCGAGAAATGCAAGTGGTTTCCGATCGACGGTATCGAGCGTCTGCGCGCGAGTATTCCGACGAAGCGCATCGTCGAACTCGTCTACAACCACGAAATCCGCAAGACGTAG